One Actinomycetota bacterium genomic window, GCTGATGGAGCGTCTGGTCGAGGAGTGGCGCGCCGCCGCCGTGGCGGGCGCGTCGTGAGGCGCGTCGCGATCACGGGCCTCGGCTGCATCTCGCCGGTCGGCATCGGCGTCGGTGCGACCTGGGAGGCGGTCTCTTCCGGCGTGACCGGCATCGGCCCGATCGATACCTTCGACACCGCCGACTACCCCGTGCGCTTCGCAGGGCTCGTCAACGGCTTCGACCCGGCCGCGGTGCTCGACAAGACCGAAGCGCGCCGGATGTCGCGGTTCCAGCAGTTCGCGGTGGCGACCGCGGCGGAGGCCATCGCGGACGCAGGCCTCGAGATCACCGATGAGAACGCCGAGCGTGTGGGCGTTATCGTAGGCTCCGGGATCGGCGGCCTGCTCACGATGGAGGAGCAGACCGCGGTCATGCTCGAGCGCGGGCCTTCGCGCATCAGCCCGCTGCTCGTGCCGATGATGATCGTCGACCTCGCCGCCGGTCACATCTCGATCAAGTACGGCGCGAAGGGCATCAACTACGCCCCGGTGTCGGCGTGTTCGACCGGCAACCACGCACTCGGCGAGGCGTTCGAGGCCATCGTGCGCGGCCAAGCCGACGCGATCATCGCAGGCAGCTTCGACGCCGGTATCACGCCGCTCGGACTCGGCGGCTTCTGCGCCGCGCGCGCGCTGTCCACCCGCAACGAGGAGCCGCAGCGCGCATCGCGGCCGTTCGACCGCGGGCGGGACGGGTTCGTGATGGGCGAAGGGGGCGGCATCCTCATCCTGGAGGAGTGGGAGTCGGCTGTTGCCCGCGGCGCGCGCATCCGTGGCGAGGTCATCGGCTACGGGGCGAGTGGCGACGCCTATCACATCACCGCACCTGCCCCGAGCGGCGACGGCGCCCGCCGCGCCATGCGCGACGCGCTCGTTCGCGCGGGGATCGCACCGGGAGACGTGGGCTACGTCAACGCCCACGGCACCTCGACAGAGGTCGGCGACGCTGCGGAGTCCGCGGCAGTGCGCGCGGTGTTCGGCGACGACGCGCCGCCGGTCTCGTCGACGAAGTCG contains:
- the fabF gene encoding beta-ketoacyl-ACP synthase II; the protein is MRRVAITGLGCISPVGIGVGATWEAVSSGVTGIGPIDTFDTADYPVRFAGLVNGFDPAAVLDKTEARRMSRFQQFAVATAAEAIADAGLEITDENAERVGVIVGSGIGGLLTMEEQTAVMLERGPSRISPLLVPMMIVDLAAGHISIKYGAKGINYAPVSACSTGNHALGEAFEAIVRGQADAIIAGSFDAGITPLGLGGFCAARALSTRNEEPQRASRPFDRGRDGFVMGEGGGILILEEWESAVARGARIRGEVIGYGASGDAYHITAPAPSGDGARRAMRDALVRAGIAPGDVGYVNAHGTSTEVGDAAESAAVRAVFGDDAPPVSSTKSMTGHLLGGAASLEAVITVRALEEGVLPPTINLDDPDPECDLDHVANVAREAAIDVAISNSFGFGGHNTTLVLARVGR